Genomic segment of Verrucomicrobiota bacterium:
TTGTCTTCGCTTATTTCTATCCCCTATTCTACCGCCACGTTGGCGGGGGTGCCCCTGTTTTTCGTGGCATTCAATTCGGCCTGTTTCTTGGCCTGACAATATGGACCGTGATGGTCTTTGCCACCGCCGCCAAGTTCGCCATAGAACCGGTAATAGATTTTGTAATTCTGGGAACGGTATTTCAATTCATCCAATTCTCTTTAACAGGTGGAGCCATCGGTTTGATAATGGGAAGGACCAGCGATTAGGACGAATCAACTAAAGCGCAGATTGGGGAGCGCATGGATATTACAATCCAAAACAATTGCCATCGCGATAAAGGATAGTGGTCCGATCAACCACGGTATCTGTCGCTTTGATACTCTCAATATTAAGCGCCCTAAATCCGTTCTCTTTGGCAAAGGCTATCCCTTCCTGGTATGAATCCCTGCTCGAGTCATCCAGGATAATTACTCCCGTTGAAGACAATGCCCGGAGGCTTTGCTTCAAACAATTCACCCGGTCCCGACCGTCAATAACTACGACATCGTAGAGATCATCCGTCGAAGTAATAACCCGGCAATAATCCCCATCTTGATCTTTTTCCTTAAAAATTAATCTTACATTCTCTGGCACGGTTGGCTTGATTTTCTCATACCAACTCTTGTCATATTCTACCGATGTAACCGACTTAACTCTTCGTGCATAAAAAGAGGTAGAATAACCGCTGCCATATTCGAACAAACGCTGATCATTCTTTAATCGTTCTTCAAGAATCTGGATGACGGCAAAATTCATCCAGGGAATCGGATTACCATCCTTATCAACGGGCTTTTTCGCATCAAGGCTTTGTATCCATCCCGTAAGATACAAATAGGAACACTTATTTCTTATGAGCGCCGAATAGGCTTTGTAGTGCAAAGCCTGCTTTGGGAAGAACCTTTTGAGCGTTCGATTAATAAATAGTTGAATCTGCATTCCAGTTTCCGACCGACTGTTAATTAACGAATATCAGGAAACGCCAGGATACAATCGTTTATATTCTGAATTTGGTGACCGGGTGTTATTTAGAAAGATGTCATCTAATGTGAAAGCAGGGCAAGAGCGTCCTCGTTCTTCCGCTTGCTACTCCCCTCAAACACGGCATGGCGGGGACGCCATTGCCCTACCGTTGAACACCGGGATATTCGATACAGGCGGTTACAAAATGAATGAATCCATCAAATGGATGGCACTTTTTCACATTAATTTATATCCCATATTTGGTGTCTACAGATAATCCTCCAAGATCGGTTCGATTGCCAAGCGAAGGTCCTGGACCAATTCAGAATCCATAAACGAATAGTTATCCTCAATCTCCAACACGTGCAATGGACGATGGCGAACTGCTTCAGAAAAATCAGCTATCAATCGTTGTTTATGCTTTTTCTTCATCACCAGGATAAAGTCACACCACTCGATATCTTTTACGGATACCCGCTTGCGAGCTTTGCTGCTGGTGCCTGCGGATCGTACGTGAATAAGGACGTTGTTACGGTAGATTTTTTCAGCAGTAGGACTCCTCCACTGATTTCTGGAACACACAAAAAATAACACCTTCAACCCTTTACCGCTCATTTTTTCCCCAATGGTTTCGATCAAAGCTAAACTAAAAATCCAGCTGATAAACCACTCCACTCGAATCAGTGACTGTCAGAGCGGTGCCTTGGGATATTACAAACCCCTGGTAGGATTCTCCAGCAACCGGCTCGAGCTCCCGGATAAACTTATCCCCGCCGACCAAATCCTCCACCGCCACTTCGGTGACACCGTGTTCCAATAAATATTGATCAGCAGCCGATGCCAACTGACGAAGATTGTTGATGATTGCCCTTCGCTCGGATTCTCGTTTTATCGCCATCAATTTGAATGATTGCTTGGTAGGATTCTCATACCAAATAGCCCCCAGACCCAAACTCTTTGGACCAAAGTTTTCCTCGGTGGTCATCACATCGAGATCACCGTCTCCATCCAGATCGATCAATTCGAGGCGGTCGTATTTACTTCCGTCCGGACCGGAAATTTCATGGGCTATCCAATCCCGATCAAACACGCTTTTTGGATACTCCATCCAGACCATTCCTGAAAGCGGCGCTTCAGCTGAAGAACAGGAAACTACGATATCCAGTTTTCCATCTAAATTAATATCTCTCACTTTTACCGCTTTGGAATGACCCATATTTTCGGGAAAAGAAATTTCGTGTTCCTTCCAGCGAAGACCACTTTCGTCCAGCCGTTCATGCCAGTCGATTCGATCAGGCACCTTGCACGAAGCGATCACATCCAGGTCTCCGTCTCCGTCCATGTCGGCCAGATCGATAAAGTCGGGTAGATCACCAACATCACTCACAAAATGGCTAACCCAATATCCTAACTGCCTTGTGCCAACCCCTGGATTTTCCAACCAGCGAACACCAGTACCAACTGAGTTGGGCCTACGATCTGAAAGGAGGATGTCTTCATCTCCATCCCCATCCATGTCTTGAGCGATCACTGACATGATCCAGCCTGCGTTACTCATCTCGTGAAACTTCCAAAGAGATAGATTTCGTTTGTTTGATGTTGGCGCTTCGAGCCAGGCCACTTTGGCGTCCCCACTTTTTCCACCAACCACCAGATCGAGGTGCCCATCTTCATTCACATCCAATGCGATGGCAAACATCCAACGGCGCTTGCCGGTCAAGGATTGAGGAAACTCAATAGTCTTCCAACCTGAGCTTGCTGCATAATCTTTCTCTGTCGGCGCAAAGTGCACTTCTATACGTTGATGATCCCCTTCACTGCAGCTAACCACATCCACACGACCATCTCCATCCACATCCGCAAACATGGCGTCCTCTACATCTGGCGTTACTCCTACGTCGATCGATGGCCACTTTTCCTTCACCTTTGAATTTGGACCAGGATTCAAATACATGCGCGTTGCCCCGCCCTGCTCCCAACCGACTGCCAGGTCTTGATCGCCATCGTTGTCGACATCCATCAAACGGACGCCATCACCCCCACTCAATCCTGAGTCAATCACATGTACCGGCCAGGGATCACCGCGATCTTGGGCTAAGCCACTCTGACAGCTCAATGCCAGAAGAAAAAGTATGGCCTTCCAAAGGTTAGAAGAGAAGCAATGAAAGCGCAATAAATGGGTCATAGCAAAAGATAGGTAACCGACAAGCGCATGACATTAAGACTTTTCAATTCGCACGAGAATTTGGAAATTCCATTGTGCTACAGAGACGGTTCAGGCGGATTGAAAGAAGCTTTGTTTTCCATAGGAAATGAGTGGAACGGATTACGGTTATTCAATCAGAATGAAACTCGGAGACTCAAGAACAGATATAAAATACACTTTGACTCAAAAATAGGAATTTTTAATTTAACAGTATGAATTCTTTAATCTCAGAAAAAGGACAAGTGACCATCCCGAAAAAGCTACGCACACAACTCGGGCTCACTCCCGGAACTGTTCTAAAGTTTTGTGAACAGAATGGGAAACTGTTCGGCGAAAAGAAGGTTGATGTATCGCCGTTCGATGAGTGGGTCGGCAAAGGCAAACTACCCTTTGGAGCATCGGCTAGCAGCTATTTGAAACAGATCCGAGGGAAATGATCACAGCCCTCGACAGTTCCGTAATCATTGATGACAAGAAATGGAAACAGCCCTCATTGGATGCGCTAGAGAAGGGCAAATGGTAGTTCCCACCTTTGTGCTCGCTGAAATAGGAATCGAAGCGATGCCTGCATTTCTCAAGTCCTGGAATTTGGAACACGTTGGAGGATCTGTCGCAGCAGCTCTGGATGCGGGGAAGGTGTTTAGTCAATACCTGGACCGGGGTGGCAAACCTGGCAGGATCATAGCCGATTTCATTATTGGGGCCCACGCACGACATCATGCTGATCGACTGCTGACCCGAGATGCGGGATTCTTGAGAGATTATTTCAAGAAAGATATGATCTGGTTGGTCGATTAAACAACTACACCACCACCCCTTCGAATCTGCATTTACATGACCTTGCGACGCTTCCCACGGCGCTCAAGAAGCAAACATTTCCGCTAACGACTCTAAAACGGCTTGTTGTGTTTGATTCGAGAGCTTCCCCAGTTTTTTCACAAAGCGGATTTAAGGGAACAAGGAGTCGGCCCTGGATAATTGGAAGGCGAACCAATTCCGTCACCCTCTGTCGCGCACTTTGTACTGCCACTCTTTTGGCATCACAGAGATATCGCTGTCGTCTTCGTAGTGTGTTTGAAGATCTTTGAGATCTTTTTTGGCACGCTCAATACGAGCGGCGTATTCGGGATCGTTGTACAGGTTGACGAGTTCATCCGGGTCTTCTTTCAAGTCATAGAATTCCCATTCGTCAAACTGATAGAAATGCATCAGTTTGTAGCGTTGATTACGGATACCGTAGTGACGGGGAATCATGTGCACGCTTGGGTATTCGTAGTAATGGTAATAAATGCTTTTGCGCCAGTCGGCTGGTTTTTCACCTTTGAGCAAGGGAACCAGGGAAGCGCCTTGCATGTCACCGGGGATGGTCGCTCCTGCAATGTCGAGGAAAGTTTCGGCGTAGTCGAGATTCTGGATCAGGTTTTGGTTGCGAGAACCCGGTTTTACTGTGCCCGGCCATTTAACGATAAAGGGCATTTTGAGCGATTCTTCGTACATCCAACGTTTGTCAAACCAACCGTGGTCACCGATATAGAACCCCTGGTCTGAGGAATAAATTACGACGGTATTATCATCCAGGTCCAGTTCGGCCAAGGTGGCCTGAAGGCGGGCAACGCTTTCGTCGACTCCAGCCAAAGTGCGCAGGTAATTCTTGGCATAGCGCTGATATTTCCAGCGAACCAAATCCTTTCCTTTCAGGTTCGCCGCATGGAAAGCCGCATCGCGTGGATCATAAGCTTCACGCCAGACTTTCAGCTGCTCAGGAGTCATACGTTTCATATTGTTCCAGGCAGAACGATCAGCCGGATTATCAGGATTAGGGTCTTGAAAGTCCGGAGTCAGATCCAGGAAGAGATCGAAATTGAGGTGCATGTGACGATCGACTTCCAATTCCTGATTGGGAGCGGCAGAACTATTGTCGGACCAATTGTCGAAAAGCGTGTCCGGCTCGGGAAGCACGATATTGTCATAAAGATCGAGGTGACGTAGGGCCGGCATCCAGTTACGGTGTGGTGCCTTGTGCTGAACCATGAGCATGAACGGTTTGTCGTCGTCGCGTTTTTCTTTTAAGAAATCAACGGCCATGTCCGTCACCAGATCGGTGCAATAACCTTTTACGGTTATTTGTCCTTCGGGAGTAATAAAGTCGGGATTGTAGTAGAGCCCTTGTCCAGGAAGCACCGCCCAGGAGTCATAACCTTGAGGTTCTCCTTTCAGGTGCGACTTGCCATAGATGGCGGTTTGATAACCGGCCTTTTGAAGTAGCTTGGGAAAGGTCTGTTGATTCCAGTCAAACGAGTTTCCATTGTTCATGAAACCATTCTTATGACTGTGCTTGCCGGTTTGGATAACCGCGCGGCTCGGACCACAAATGGAGTTGGTGCAAAAACTGTTTACAAACAACATGCCTTCAGCGGCCAGCTTATCAATGGTCGGCGTGGCGTGTACCTTTTTCAGCCAACTATCATAGGCACTGATGGAGTGCGGCGCATGGTCATCGGTGAAGATAAAAAGGATGTTGGGGCGTTTGTCAGCGGCGTTGAGTGAAGCCAGGCCAACAAGAAGGGCAACTGTTGTAATAAGAGTAGTAAGTTTCATAAGGATGAAGGTAGAAGGCTTAAGCCTGAATTGGGAAGCGAAAACTTAAATATCGGCGGAGACTCAGGGGCGTAGAGGCGTAGCCTGTCACGCATCTCGTAGATCACGATAGAAAATAGTCTTAATCAAAATTTCTGATTTTAACCTCTGAGCGCGCAGAGGAGATTTTTTAGAAATGGATAATAAGTAACAACCACTGATCTCGCCGATGAACACTGATGATTCTTGAAAAATGAACCCTCTTATCAGTCTTCATCAGTACTCACTGTCCGTGAGATTCTTGTTTTTAAACGACGTTTTCATGCCGGTGCTCTCAGTTGACCTGCGGTTATTATTCTTTTCCCGAATGAAACAATTATTTGTTTTGAACAGAAGCTAGCTAACGGAGGAAACAGAGTTTTTTAGAAAAAGTTTGTCGTTCGCTTCGATGAAATTCTTGAGCTTGTTGAAATGGTTGTCGCCCGAGTGCTTATTGCTCCGTTATCTCCATTTCCTCCTGTTCAACAATTCGTTTCATCAGTACAACTGTCCGTGAGAATCTTATTTTTAAGCGACGTTTTCATATTCCAACCCGCCACGACAGATTTCACAATTAAAATAAAGAACTACCGTTTCTGTTTAAACATCCACTTCCACATGTCCTTGTCCCAATAAGCCTTGAGCCAGGAGTTGTGGCCCACACCGGGGTACTCCGTATATTCGATATCGCCACCTGCGGTTTTGATGGCGGCAAACATATCTCGGGAATATTGGACATCGACTGCCTTGTCCTCATCCCCATGGAAAACTCGCATCGGCGTTCCTTTTAAAACATCTGCCTCGACGGGATCCCAACCGCCACACACGGGAACTGCAGCGGCCCAGAAGTCGGGTCGTGCCGACACGGCGCTGAATGTCCCAAATCCACCCATCGAAAGTCCGGTGACATAAAGCCGATGAGTATCGATGTTATTTTCCACAATAGAGGAATCGATTAATTCATAAAGCGTATCCTGTACACTGGGGCGAGCATTTGGACGAGAATCCATCCACTCAGCTTTCGCCCAGGTATTCGGCCCGGGACATTGAGGCACGAGATAAAAGGCATCGTATTTTCCATACACATCGTCGGATGCCAATTGGGCAGGTACGCTTGCATCCACCACGTTGCGAATATTCGCAGGTCCGCGTCCCCCACTCCCGTGAAGAAATACGACAAGTGGATATTTCTTCTTGAGATTGAAGTTGCGCGGCTTGAGCATTTGATAGTGCAAAGACTCACCTGAAGAACCTTTGAAGGTATGGGCTTCAAAGTCGGAGTATTTATCGCGTTCTCCTTTCCAGAGCAGTTTATCGATAAAGAAATCCGCCTCATTTTCATACCGGGTCTCGGGACCCGGGTATTTAAGCGTAGCTTCAACGCCTGCCGCCCTCAGTTTTGCCTCCATCGCAATACCGAAGTTTACATGATGGACTTTCCATCCGCTAGGGTTCTCCTCGGGTATCTGGTCATCGGGTCTCATTCCGTAACGCATAAAAACCGGAGGATCATCCGCGCTGATATGGTTGATGATCGATACCTCCTTCACCAGAGCTTCACGGGCAATTCCGCTAAGGTCGGAATATTCCTCAGGCTGCCGATGAGGCTCATCATAACCGGGAATATTTTCTTTCCACCAGTCGAGGTCCATGGTTGCTTGGCCGTTTAGAGGAGCTACTGCCGCGAGTCGGGTGGATTCGCGGGAAATAGGATCCTCGCTTTTCGGATCTGCCATGTCGTCGTGCCAAGCCAGGTAAGCCACGAGCTGTGCACCGGCCGAGCCACCATAGGCGCCGATCTGGTTCTTGTCGATTTTCCAATCTCTGGCTTTCGATCGAATAAACTGAATGGCCCGCACCGCATCCTCATGGGCGGCCGGCAGCTTGGCGTGTTTAAGAAAACGGTATTCGACTGAGGCGACATGAATCCCCGCTTCAGTAA
This window contains:
- a CDS encoding FkbM family methyltransferase, translated to MQIQLFINRTLKRFFPKQALHYKAYSALIRNKCSYLYLTGWIQSLDAKKPVDKDGNPIPWMNFAVIQILEERLKNDQRLFEYGSGYSTSFYARRVKSVTSVEYDKSWYEKIKPTVPENVRLIFKEKDQDGDYCRVITSTDDLYDVVVIDGRDRVNCLKQSLRALSSTGVIILDDSSRDSYQEGIAFAKENGFRALNIESIKATDTVVDRTTILYRDGNCFGL
- a CDS encoding phosphotyrosine protein phosphatase: MSGKGLKVLFFVCSRNQWRSPTAEKIYRNNVLIHVRSAGTSSKARKRVSVKDIEWCDFILVMKKKHKQRLIADFSEAVRHRPLHVLEIEDNYSFMDSELVQDLRLAIEPILEDYL
- a CDS encoding VCBS repeat-containing protein; this translates as MTHLLRFHCFSSNLWKAILFLLALSCQSGLAQDRGDPWPVHVIDSGLSGGDGVRLMDVDNDGDQDLAVGWEQGGATRMYLNPGPNSKVKEKWPSIDVGVTPDVEDAMFADVDGDGRVDVVSCSEGDHQRIEVHFAPTEKDYAASSGWKTIEFPQSLTGKRRWMFAIALDVNEDGHLDLVVGGKSGDAKVAWLEAPTSNKRNLSLWKFHEMSNAGWIMSVIAQDMDGDGDEDILLSDRRPNSVGTGVRWLENPGVGTRQLGYWVSHFVSDVGDLPDFIDLADMDGDGDLDVIASCKVPDRIDWHERLDESGLRWKEHEISFPENMGHSKAVKVRDINLDGKLDIVVSCSSAEAPLSGMVWMEYPKSVFDRDWIAHEISGPDGSKYDRLELIDLDGDGDLDVMTTEENFGPKSLGLGAIWYENPTKQSFKLMAIKRESERRAIINNLRQLASAADQYLLEHGVTEVAVEDLVGGDKFIRELEPVAGESYQGFVISQGTALTVTDSSGVVYQLDF
- a CDS encoding AbrB/MazE/SpoVT family DNA-binding domain-containing protein, producing the protein MNSLISEKGQVTIPKKLRTQLGLTPGTVLKFCEQNGKLFGEKKVDVSPFDEWVGKGKLPFGASASSYLKQIRGK
- a CDS encoding VapC toxin family PIN domain ribonuclease; its protein translation is METALIGCAREGQMVVPTFVLAEIGIEAMPAFLKSWNLEHVGGSVAAALDAGKVFSQYLDRGGKPGRIIADFIIGAHARHHADRLLTRDAGFLRDYFKKDMIWLVD
- a CDS encoding sulfatase, with the translated sequence MKLTTLITTVALLVGLASLNAADKRPNILFIFTDDHAPHSISAYDSWLKKVHATPTIDKLAAEGMLFVNSFCTNSICGPSRAVIQTGKHSHKNGFMNNGNSFDWNQQTFPKLLQKAGYQTAIYGKSHLKGEPQGYDSWAVLPGQGLYYNPDFITPEGQITVKGYCTDLVTDMAVDFLKEKRDDDKPFMLMVQHKAPHRNWMPALRHLDLYDNIVLPEPDTLFDNWSDNSSAAPNQELEVDRHMHLNFDLFLDLTPDFQDPNPDNPADRSAWNNMKRMTPEQLKVWREAYDPRDAAFHAANLKGKDLVRWKYQRYAKNYLRTLAGVDESVARLQATLAELDLDDNTVVIYSSDQGFYIGDHGWFDKRWMYEESLKMPFIVKWPGTVKPGSRNQNLIQNLDYAETFLDIAGATIPGDMQGASLVPLLKGEKPADWRKSIYYHYYEYPSVHMIPRHYGIRNQRYKLMHFYQFDEWEFYDLKEDPDELVNLYNDPEYAARIERAKKDLKDLQTHYEDDSDISVMPKEWQYKVRDRG
- a CDS encoding alpha/beta hydrolase fold domain-containing protein, giving the protein MKSSKSFFALGWAILLVVIIPSVFAQRERPPVPTPTHANVSYGEHPNQVIDFWQAEVGNSGPLVVFIHGGGFTGGSKDSISAANIKTLTEAGIHVASVEYRFLKHAKLPAAHEDAVRAIQFIRSKARDWKIDKNQIGAYGGSAGAQLVAYLAWHDDMADPKSEDPISRESTRLAAVAPLNGQATMDLDWWKENIPGYDEPHRQPEEYSDLSGIAREALVKEVSIINHISADDPPVFMRYGMRPDDQIPEENPSGWKVHHVNFGIAMEAKLRAAGVEATLKYPGPETRYENEADFFIDKLLWKGERDKYSDFEAHTFKGSSGESLHYQMLKPRNFNLKKKYPLVVFLHGSGGRGPANIRNVVDASVPAQLASDDVYGKYDAFYLVPQCPGPNTWAKAEWMDSRPNARPSVQDTLYELIDSSIVENNIDTHRLYVTGLSMGGFGTFSAVSARPDFWAAAVPVCGGWDPVEADVLKGTPMRVFHGDEDKAVDVQYSRDMFAAIKTAGGDIEYTEYPGVGHNSWLKAYWDKDMWKWMFKQKR